The following is a genomic window from Pan paniscus chromosome 6, NHGRI_mPanPan1-v2.0_pri, whole genome shotgun sequence.
ACAATCCAAAAATAAGCACATTCAAATTTCTAATACATAACCAAAGAAATAGTCTTTCGTTAATACTAAAAATATTGCATGAAAAAAACACAGTTTAACATCCGTTTGTAGTAAatatcctcttcctctccctatCCCTATCCTTACCTTCCACCCTCTTATTCACtcacctcttctctctctctctttctctggcaaATGACTTACATACTGTTATTGATGTCTCTAATATGAAAATACTCTTGGCATAATGAGAGCTTAAACTGTACTTAAAGTCCACTGAAATGTAGTTAAAAACAAATCTTAGACTCAGATGGAAGCGACTTTAGAGATCATCTGATTCAAtcctctttatttaaaaagaagaattcaGGGGCTATTTGCAGCATATGAATGATCTATAAAGTCACAAGTTAAATTAGAAATTAGTAGTAATTTGTTAAGAGGCTGtgacaaaatttaaatttcacatagtcaacaaaactgataaaatTACAAAGTTAATTTGGCTGTTAATATTTTGACCCAAAATTTCTAAGTGACCTcagttaatacatatttatatctaGAAAGAACTAATTTGAAGATTGAGAAAAATGGAGTGCCCCAATTCATATCAAAATATTTGtatcaatattaatattttattgttccattaactgtttttctttttttctttttctttctttctttttttttttttttgagtcatggtcttgctccatcacccaggctgaagtggtgcagtctcagctcactgcagcctcaaactcctgggctaaagcaattctcccacctcagccgccagagtagctgggactatggccacatgccaccacacctggctaatttttcaaatgttttgtagagagcaggtctcattatgttgcccaggctggtatcgaactcttgggctcaactaatcacctcagcttcccaaagtgctgggattataggtgtgagccaccatgcctggccaataattttCATTTAAGGAAAGtaaacagcaaatatttttaattggctataaattattatattatctcAAAGTCCCATAATTCACTAAGGCACCAGTCATTCTTATACTTTAGAATAACTTTTTGGTTCATGCCATGAGAAAccaaatataaaaaacattttctcataaaataatTAGCCTATACACTAGGAAGAATTTGATCAATGATGTTCATTGAATATatatggttttttcttttttcttttcttttcttttttttgaacaTAAACTCAAGATTTTATTGTCTTCGTAATAAAAGATGACGCTTAGAACTGGATCACTTGGCCCTTTCTCTTATTATCTCCTCCCAGTTCAAAATGCTTGCATCTTTTAATAGGCAGCATTCTCTTAGATCTGCAGTTGGGCTCAACGCACTCAAGCCTTAGGACAATCTTCTTTGTAGCTTTAGCCTTTTTCTGGAAAATCAGCTTGGTTTGCCCACCATAGCCACTCTGCTTCCTGTCATAACGCCGCTTTCCATGGGCATACAGATAATCCTTGCCCTTCTTGTACTGTGTCGCTTTATGGGGTTGGTGCTTGCCACACTTCTTACAGAAAGTCCGGCGGGTTTTAGGAACGTTAACCAGGCTTGCGTGTGTGCTATCAGCatggaaagctttttttttttttaattttttaaattttttattttttagatggtgtctcactctgtaacccaagctggagtgcagtggcgcgatctcaactcactgcaccctctgtctgccaggctcaagcaattctcatgcctcagcctctcgagtagctgaaactaaaggcgcacgccatcacgcccagttaatttcttttgtattttagtagagacgggatttcaccatattgcccagggtggtcttgaactcctgagctcaggcgatctgcccacctcggcctcccaaagtgctgggattacaggcgtgagccactacacccagctggaTATATATTTTTCGTTGCAAAATGATGATGGAACTGAAAGGTTTGTGGCAAAAATTGCagttataaggaaaagaggttcaTGTTTCCACAGGTAGAAAAATGGGCTACCAAGTAACTATGTGGCCTTAGCTACCCGTCATGAACTGGGTGTTATCTGACCCATCAACCCATCAAGTTGGTGTGCGAAATAAcactccatcatcaaatggaagtggcatATTTGTGATCTGGCCCTAGCAGGCTGTGAAGGCACAAGTCAGTTACATGAAGAAGTGGCCCGAATGCCTCTGGTCTCCACTTCTGCTACCCTAGCTTCTCTCTCGCAgcctgcacctgtggtctcacggagttccctatgatcactTGACAGAAGAAGAGAAGACTAAGGGCCTGGTTAACAGATGTTCTGCATAATACTCAGGCATCACCCTAAAGGGGACAGCTGCagcaaaaatagaacaaaaaggcttaGAAAGGGCACATTTGCTCATTGAGCTGGGATATGTATTGTCTCCTGCGCTTGGACATCAACACTCCTGGTTCGCAGGCCTTTGGACTTTGACAAGGATTTCCATCATGacttctggttctcaggccttttgACTCAGACGTCTTATGCCATTGGCTTTCCTGCTTCTCCAGCTGGCAGATCCTGGGACTTCTTGGCCTCTATAATCACATGAGCAAATTCCCATAATAAACTTCCCtgtatttgtttatgtgtgtgtttgtgtttgtgtgtgtgtattctgttGGCTCTGTTTCTCTAGATAATCCTGACTAATTCAGATGGAGGAAAACATATCATTTTATCTGATAGTCAATAGTGTATCTCTCTTTTGAACTTGACTTcttttgtctctattaaaaacttttattgtaTTTGATACATTGCAGCTGTAATAATAGGAGCTTTTTAATATGTATTAACATAGTGATCAGAATATTTGACTCTAAAGTGGgccatatatttaacttttaatagGTCAGATATGGCTTGGGTTTAAAGGTTAGTACAATAAATTTACACTTTAAAATTTCTCATCAacatttccaaagaagatatcaAGAATACGAATATGTACTtgtgtacatttttttcagttaaaCTTATGTTGATATTTGACAATAgttttcatgaaacactagaatAATTGTGACATTTAAGTAGCAGTTACGAGACAAGATGGCAACACTTCCTGGGGAGACCAACCAGCTTCCTGAtggcaggttgattccattgaatcaCTTTCATTATGAAAGTGTCCACATTTTGTCCTTATTGGACAAAACTTAACTCTAGATATGGATTTTCCTTCCTTGCAGGCAATGATTTTGCCAAAACTACCACTGGTAGATGTATAGAATGCCTTACCCACTCTCATGATATGCCATACAGCATTGCTTCTGATAAAGAAATTCACTTCACAGCAAAAAAAAGTGTGGcaatgggctcatgctcatggaattcactagTTTTACCAGGTCTCCAACCATCCTAAAACAGCTGCCTTAATAGAATGGTGGTTTGGCCTTTTGAAGGCTCAGTTACAGTGCTAGTTAGGTGACAATACCACTTGaccaagttctccagaaggctatacatgctctgaatcagcacccaataaattttttttttttcctatagtaaGGATTCACAGGCCCAGGAATTAAGAAGTAGAAATGAGAGTGGTACCACTCGCAATTACCCCTAGTGACctattagcaaaatattttttttgttaCCGTGACTTTGTGCTCTGCTTGCCCCAGAGGGAGCAATGCTTAGtcccagagggaggaatgcttccACTAGGAGACACAACAGTGATTCTATTGAACTGGAAGTGAAGACTGCCTCCTTAACACTTTGGGCAACTCATGCCTCTGAGTCAACAAGAAGGGAGTTTTGGTGTTGACTAGGGAAATTGAACTGGACTACCAAAAGGAAATTGgcctactccacaatggaggtaagaaTGAGCATATCTTAAATATAGAGGCTTCCTTAGGACTTCTGCTAGTATTACCATGCCTGTGATCAAGGTTAATGGAAAACTACAACAACTTCATCTGAACAGGACTACTAATGGCCCAAACTCTTCAGGAATGGTTGGGGTCACCCCACCAGGTAAAGAACCATGACCAGATAAGGTTCGTGATGAAGCAAAGAACATACataatgggtagtagaagaaggtagatAAACACCAGCTATGACAACAAGACCAGTTACAGAAACTAAAActttgtcatgagtatttcctccttattttgttatgaatatattttgcttatatatatatcaagcaaatatccttgttttcttttttctcttattctcctATTATGTAACATAAGATATTTGACTCTATATCAGTATTTagta
Proteins encoded in this region:
- the LOC106634938 gene encoding large ribosomal subunit protein eL42-like yields the protein MVKVILGKKEIMTKGEEEHDTFKEQEVVVVIIAPLHSSLGYRVRHHLKNKKFKKLKKKKAFHADSTHASLVNVPKTRRTFCKKCGKHQPHKATQYKKGKDYLYAHGKRRYDRKQSGYGGQTKLIFQKKAKATKKIVLRLECVEPNCRSKRMLPIKRCKHFELGGDNKRKGQVIQF